The following proteins are encoded in a genomic region of Nicotiana sylvestris chromosome 4, ASM39365v2, whole genome shotgun sequence:
- the LOC138889279 gene encoding uncharacterized protein, whose translation MGEPHPTTVILQLADRSLAYPEGVIGDVLVQVGSFIFPVDVIILDYEPGQEVSFILGRPFLATGRDIIDVYEGMMTMRVGDRVEVFNVYRALKLPSHYEELSMIFVVESDATSLVPYMSLVDPVE comes from the coding sequence ATGGGTGAGCCACACCCAACAACAGTTATCTTACAGTTAGCTGATCGCTCCCTTGCTTATCCCGAGGGAGTGATTGGAGATGTGTTAGTTCAAGTGGGTTCCTTCATATTCCCTGTTGATGTCATTATCTTGGATTACGAGCCAGGTCAGGAAGTCTCATTTATTTTGGGGCGTCCATTCTTAGCCACGGGTCGAGACATTATCGATGTCTATGAAGGAATGATGACAATGAGAGTGGGTGATCGAGTGGAGGTCTTCAATGTTTATAGAGCACTCAAGTTACCATCCCACTATGAAGAGTTATCCATGATCTTTGTGGTAGAGAGTGATGCCACATCGTTAGTGCCCTATATGAGCCTTGTAGATCCTGTTgaatga